Proteins found in one Sporosarcina jeotgali genomic segment:
- a CDS encoding flagellar FlbD family protein, translated as MIQLTRLNGAAFQLNALYIEKVESFPDTTITLTTGTKYVVLDPIETVNERILNFYQSVQLLSNPHLRGEEDEE; from the coding sequence ATGATTCAATTGACACGCTTAAACGGAGCAGCATTCCAGTTGAATGCACTCTACATAGAAAAAGTAGAATCGTTTCCTGATACGACCATCACGTTGACGACGGGGACGAAATATGTCGTTCTTGATCCAATCGAAACGGTGAACGAACGTATCCTGAACTTCTATCAATCTGTTCAACTGCTGTCGAACCCACATTTGCGAGGTGAAGAAGATGAAGAATAA
- the fliL gene encoding flagellar basal body-associated protein FliL yields the protein MKNKVLTVSLIILVCITLVGVVGLILMLQLNKGEAKDKEPSIDEILESSVDVPEITTNLSGRQFIRISLKIQTSTKKAAEELTKRDFQVNNIVIQELSEKTAKDFEGKTGKQAFEDAIKAQLNPLMKDGKIEKVYIVSYIIQ from the coding sequence ATGAAGAATAAAGTATTAACCGTCTCTTTAATTATTTTGGTTTGTATCACGCTCGTTGGTGTTGTGGGACTGATACTCATGCTGCAGCTGAACAAAGGCGAAGCGAAAGATAAAGAACCGTCCATTGATGAAATTCTTGAATCCTCTGTAGACGTTCCTGAAATCACAACCAATTTAAGCGGACGTCAATTTATCCGGATTTCACTTAAGATCCAAACCAGCACTAAAAAAGCAGCTGAGGAACTTACGAAACGTGATTTCCAAGTGAATAACATCGTCATCCAGGAACTGTCCGAGAAGACAGCGAAAGATTTCGAAGGGAAAACAGGGAAGCAAGCGTTTGAAGATGCCATAAAAGCTCAATTGAACCCTCTTATGAAAGACGGAAAGATTGAGAAAGTCTATATCGTTTCTTATATTATTCAATAA
- the fliM gene encoding flagellar motor switch protein FliM, with translation MSGDILSQNEIDALLSAISTGEMTADEIKKEDETKKVKVYDFKRALRFSKDQIRSLTRIHENFARLLTTYFSAKLRTYIQINVASVDQIPFEEFIRSIPNMTLLNIFEVPPLEGNIIMEVNPNVAYSMLERLMGGYGESSGKIDNMTEIETKILTGLFERSFDNLREAWANIADIDPFLAEMEVNPQFLQMISPNETVVVISFNIVIGESSGMINICIPHVVLEPIVPNLSVRYWMQTNKKEPTPEQSVVLEKRIKKADLPVVANLGEGSLTVEDLLYLQLGDVLQLDTAYDAPLTIEVSGIPKFTAQPGHLRNHMAVQILDTLIGGDDEDDE, from the coding sequence ATGTCGGGAGATATTTTATCTCAAAATGAGATAGATGCACTGCTGTCCGCCATTTCAACAGGGGAAATGACTGCGGACGAAATCAAAAAAGAAGACGAAACGAAGAAAGTGAAAGTCTATGACTTTAAACGCGCATTGCGGTTTTCAAAAGATCAAATCCGCAGTTTGACGAGAATTCATGAAAACTTCGCTCGACTGCTTACTACTTATTTTTCAGCAAAATTACGTACTTATATTCAAATTAATGTGGCATCCGTTGACCAAATTCCGTTCGAGGAATTCATTCGGTCCATCCCGAACATGACGCTCCTCAATATTTTTGAAGTCCCGCCGCTAGAAGGCAACATCATCATGGAAGTCAATCCGAATGTCGCGTATTCCATGCTGGAGCGGCTGATGGGCGGATATGGTGAGAGTTCAGGCAAAATTGACAACATGACCGAGATTGAAACCAAAATTCTAACAGGATTGTTTGAACGGTCCTTTGACAACTTGCGGGAAGCATGGGCAAATATCGCGGACATCGACCCGTTTCTTGCGGAGATGGAAGTGAATCCCCAATTTCTGCAGATGATTTCGCCAAATGAGACGGTTGTCGTGATTTCATTCAACATTGTTATTGGCGAATCCAGCGGGATGATTAACATTTGTATTCCTCACGTTGTGTTAGAGCCGATTGTGCCAAACCTTTCTGTCAGGTACTGGATGCAAACGAATAAAAAAGAGCCGACGCCTGAGCAAAGTGTTGTCTTAGAAAAAAGAATTAAAAAAGCAGATTTGCCAGTTGTCGCTAACCTGGGAGAAGGCTCATTGACAGTCGAAGATTTACTGTATCTTCAACTAGGAGATGTACTTCAACTGGATACGGCTTATGATGCCCCGCTGACTATAGAAGTGAGCGGCATTCCCAAATTCACTGCTCAACCAGGTCATTTAAGAAATCATATGGCTGTTCAAATACTAGATACCCTGATTGGAGGGGATGACGAAGATGATGAGTGA
- the fliY gene encoding flagellar motor switch phosphatase FliY, translating to MSDNILSQEEIEALLRGESIDTGAEAEPAQPGISTDDYLDEMEQDALGEIGNISFGSSATALSGLLGQKVEITTPTISVIDRNDLETEFVHPYVAVGVEYTVGLSGTNLLVIKQSDAAIIADLMLGGDGLSPNADLGEIHLSAVQEAMNQMMGSAATSMSTVFNKKVDISPPTIELLDVQEDKGTDSIPQEDLLIRVSFNLKVGTLIDSNIMQLFPLRLGKELVSSLVGDTAAEAAPTVAEPAPQAAPQQEQRQEVHQQQPPAQQYSQEEQPYAPYNEPQSLPPRQQQNQYANVQQAQFASFESPSLSQSETSNLNLLLDIPLKVTVELGRTKRSVKEILEMSSGSIIELDKLAGEPVDILVNNRHIAKGEVVVIDENFGVRITDILSQTERLNNLR from the coding sequence ATGAGTGACAATATCCTTTCACAGGAAGAAATAGAAGCACTGTTACGCGGGGAGTCCATCGATACTGGAGCTGAAGCGGAGCCGGCGCAACCAGGTATTTCAACAGATGACTATCTGGATGAAATGGAGCAGGACGCCCTAGGAGAAATCGGCAACATTTCATTCGGAAGTTCAGCAACAGCGTTGTCTGGATTATTAGGTCAAAAAGTCGAAATTACGACACCGACAATCTCAGTGATTGATCGGAACGACCTTGAAACAGAATTTGTTCATCCTTACGTAGCAGTCGGCGTTGAATACACAGTCGGCTTAAGCGGAACAAATTTGCTCGTAATCAAGCAAAGTGATGCAGCAATTATTGCGGATCTCATGCTTGGCGGAGACGGGCTTTCACCAAATGCAGACTTAGGGGAAATTCACTTAAGTGCCGTACAAGAAGCGATGAACCAAATGATGGGTTCGGCTGCGACTTCAATGTCCACTGTATTCAACAAAAAAGTCGATATTTCACCGCCGACAATCGAGTTATTAGACGTTCAAGAAGATAAAGGCACAGACAGTATTCCACAAGAAGATTTACTGATCCGTGTTTCATTCAACTTGAAAGTCGGAACACTCATCGATTCAAATATTATGCAGCTATTCCCGCTAAGACTGGGGAAAGAGCTTGTATCTTCATTAGTTGGAGATACAGCTGCAGAAGCGGCACCAACTGTTGCAGAACCAGCACCTCAAGCTGCACCGCAACAAGAACAGCGTCAAGAGGTTCATCAACAGCAACCGCCTGCACAGCAATATTCTCAAGAAGAGCAGCCATATGCTCCTTATAATGAGCCGCAGTCATTACCGCCAAGACAGCAGCAAAACCAGTATGCGAATGTACAGCAAGCGCAGTTTGCAAGCTTTGAATCACCATCCTTAAGTCAATCCGAAACGTCTAACTTAAACTTGCTTTTAGATATTCCGTTGAAAGTTACAGTGGAGCTTGGCCGCACGAAGCGATCTGTTAAGGAAATTTTAGAAATGTCGAGCGGCTCAATTATTGAACTCGACAAATTAGCAGGTGAGCCCGTAGACATTCTCGTAAATAACAGACACATTGCAAAAGGCGAAGTTGTCGTTATCGATGAGAATTTCGGTGTTCGGATTACGGATATTTTAAGTCAAACAGAACGACTAAATAATTTACGATAA
- a CDS encoding response regulator, whose amino-acid sequence MSKRILIVDDAAFMRMMVKDILSKNNFEVVGEAADGAQAVEKYFELKPDLVTMDITMPEMDGIAALKAIKEKDPNATIIMCSAMGQQAMVIDAIQAGAKDFIVKPFQADRVVEAIEKALS is encoded by the coding sequence ATGTCAAAACGTATTCTAATAGTGGACGATGCTGCATTTATGCGAATGATGGTAAAGGATATTTTATCAAAAAACAACTTTGAAGTAGTTGGAGAAGCTGCGGATGGCGCGCAAGCAGTTGAAAAGTATTTCGAATTAAAACCAGATCTCGTAACAATGGATATTACAATGCCAGAAATGGACGGCATCGCAGCATTAAAGGCGATTAAAGAAAAAGATCCGAATGCGACAATCATCATGTGTTCAGCAATGGGACAGCAAGCAATGGTAATTGATGCAATTCAAGCAGGTGCAAAAGACTTCATTGTGAAGCCATTCCAGGCAGACCGGGTTGTTGAAGCAATTGAAAAAGCACTTAGCTAA
- a CDS encoding flagellar biosynthetic protein FliO, whose product MKKHLAKIRKYALVSMLLIFAVGVFASAIPLNAQAETDSSVTDFLEKNNKKDEAPSDESKTPEKSDLNQDASPVGLTAWDYIKTLLALGFVIALIYGMVKFINTRNRVTQHGKLMQNMGGLSLGQQKSVQLVKIGEQYFLIGVGDDVRLLKELSNPEEIAQLSAYYSEEDEVLQQSLVMKLVNGLKNRKTNPYQKQEEPDDFGNLFKDKLTEIENERKRQLNKLTEKERNRNE is encoded by the coding sequence TTGAAAAAGCACTTAGCTAAGATTCGAAAATATGCACTCGTAAGTATGCTATTAATCTTTGCTGTTGGCGTATTTGCAAGTGCAATTCCTTTGAATGCCCAGGCAGAAACGGATTCATCGGTCACAGACTTTCTAGAGAAAAATAATAAAAAAGACGAAGCGCCTTCTGATGAAAGCAAGACACCTGAAAAGTCGGACTTGAATCAAGATGCTTCACCCGTTGGTTTGACTGCATGGGATTATATTAAAACTCTTTTAGCACTGGGTTTTGTCATTGCTCTGATCTATGGAATGGTCAAATTCATCAACACCCGCAACCGTGTGACTCAACATGGTAAACTCATGCAAAATATGGGAGGCTTGTCACTTGGACAGCAGAAGTCGGTTCAATTAGTGAAAATTGGTGAGCAATACTTCCTGATTGGTGTTGGCGATGATGTCCGTCTGTTAAAAGAACTTTCGAATCCAGAGGAAATTGCCCAGCTTTCGGCTTATTACTCAGAAGAAGATGAAGTCCTGCAGCAAAGTCTTGTAATGAAACTTGTGAACGGATTGAAAAATCGAAAGACCAATCCTTATCAGAAACAAGAAGAACCAGACGATTTCGGGAATCTATTTAAAGATAAGCTGACTGAAATCGAGAACGAGAGGAAACGCCAGCTCAATAAGCTGACGGAGAAGGAGCGCAATCGGAATGAATGA
- the fliP gene encoding flagellar type III secretion system pore protein FliP (The bacterial flagellar biogenesis protein FliP forms a type III secretion system (T3SS)-type pore required for flagellar assembly.) translates to MNDFMQFFSDSDPGAVSTSVKMLLLLTVLSLAPAILILMTSFARIIIVLSFVRSALATQQMPPNQVLVGLALFLTFFIMAPTFQQVNDEALKPLFAEEISLDDAYEKASVPFKEFMGKHTRQKDLELFLRYNNAERPETMEDIPLTMMVPAYALSEIKTAFQMGFMIFIPFLVIDMIVASILMSMGMMMLPPVMISLPFKILLFVLVDGWYLIVKSLLQSF, encoded by the coding sequence ATGAATGACTTTATGCAATTTTTTTCGGATAGTGATCCGGGTGCAGTATCGACATCCGTAAAGATGCTTCTTCTATTGACCGTTCTATCCCTAGCTCCAGCGATTCTGATCCTGATGACATCGTTCGCCAGGATCATTATTGTTTTATCGTTTGTTCGTTCTGCATTGGCGACTCAGCAGATGCCGCCGAACCAAGTTCTGGTGGGACTTGCGTTATTCCTAACATTTTTCATTATGGCGCCTACGTTCCAGCAAGTGAACGATGAAGCATTGAAACCGTTGTTTGCAGAAGAAATCTCATTGGATGATGCTTATGAAAAAGCAAGTGTCCCTTTTAAAGAATTTATGGGGAAACATACACGTCAAAAAGATTTGGAATTATTTTTAAGATATAATAATGCGGAACGACCTGAAACGATGGAAGATATTCCATTGACGATGATGGTTCCTGCATATGCGTTAAGTGAAATAAAGACAGCCTTCCAAATGGGGTTCATGATTTTTATTCCATTTCTGGTCATTGACATGATTGTGGCCAGTATTCTCATGTCGATGGGTATGATGATGCTTCCGCCGGTCATGATTTCACTGCCATTTAAAATTTTATTATTTGTACTGGTGGACGGCTGGTACTTAATCGTTAAATCACTGCTGCAAAGCTTTTAG
- the fliQ gene encoding flagellar biosynthesis protein FliQ, which yields MTSEMIIAVAERSVWVILVTAGPLLIVALVTGLAVSIFQATTQIQEQTLAFVPKIVAVLVAIVFFGPWMLSKVTAYAADIFDNLSRYIG from the coding sequence TTGACAAGTGAAATGATCATTGCAGTTGCCGAGCGATCGGTATGGGTGATTTTAGTGACAGCAGGACCTCTTCTAATCGTTGCATTAGTGACCGGGTTAGCGGTAAGTATTTTTCAAGCAACAACTCAAATTCAAGAACAAACCCTTGCATTTGTGCCTAAAATTGTTGCGGTGCTTGTCGCCATCGTCTTTTTTGGGCCGTGGATGTTATCCAAAGTAACAGCGTATGCAGCTGATATTTTTGATAACTTATCACGGTATATAGGGTAG